TCGAATTTTTCAAATTCCGCCGCCGCCAGCTGCCATGATTTTTCCGCGTAATATTTATTCGCCGTTTCAAGGTCGGATGCCGAATACGCCTGTGCCGGTTGCGGCAGCAGCATCGATACGGCAAGGGCGAAAAGCGCGAAAAATTTCATGGCGGTGATCCCGTTCAAACGCGTTGCAACAAGGATAAGACGCGGCGTAACGCCCGATCCTTGGAAAATACTTTCCAATGATAGGTCGGGCGGCTTAACAGACTGTTAATTAAAGGGAAAACCGAATGTGAACGCGCGTTATAACGCCGTTACGTCAATAATCGATCGACATAATATCGTCACCCTCGAAATAGACCTCGTCGAGGTTCTTTTCCGGCCCTCCGCGGTCGATGACCATGAAGTCGCAGATTTTATCAAGCGCGAGGCTGTAATGGTGCCATGTGCCGCGCGCGTAATTCACCCCCTGCCTGGGCCCCGCGATAAAGGCGCGCATTTTCGATGCGTCGAAATCACCGGCGGGTGCGACGACCACCATATAGGGATGGTTGTCGAGCGGGTAAAACGCCTGGCTGGACAGCGGATGCCGCTCCATCACCTTTAGCGCAATGGGGCGCGGCAGCGGTTTCGATCTGAAAATACTCACCAGCGGAGTTCCGCTGCCCTGCAGCAAATCCAGCGACGCAATGCTGTGATACCGTTCCGTATTGCCGTAGTTGATATGCCGCAATTCCTGCGCGGTCGCCGTTTCCAACACATCGCCGAAAGGCTTGAAGGCTTCAGCGGTCAGCGGCTCGGGCTTTAAAACGCAGTTTTTCATGTAGCTTTCGGGGGTTGCTTTGCCTGCCCAATAGTTGCATAAAATGACCATCCATCAAACAAGCAATTGCAGGACTAACATGGCCAAAAAGCCCGCGAAAAAAGCAGCCCCGAAAACCGCCAAAACCGGCAAGCTGAACACCCATAACGGGCGCAAGCCGATCCCCGCCATCCTGATGGCCTATTCGGAATCGGATTTCACGAACCCGCACGAAGCCATGACCGCGCAGGAGCCCAAGGATTGCCGAGGCGATTTCACGCATATGGGCGCGAAATACTGGGGCTATGAATCGCGCCGCCATATGGCGACCCGCGTGACCGACGGGGCTGAATCGCTGGATTTCAACCATGCCGCGCATAACTGGATGATCATCGGCCTGAAAAAACGCGCGTTAATCGACGCCATCACCATCAGCACGAAGTGGTACACCGGCAACCAGGTGCAGGCGGCATCCGTGTTCCTGATCGACGACCTGGAGGGCGGGCAGGTGCAGGTGCTGGACCGCGCCAAGCTGAAACCCGATTCCGAACATGTCTTCAAGATCAAGCCTGCGACTGCAACCGAAGTATATGTGGAGCTGTATTACGAAGGCGGCCTTTCCCGCATCAATTTCTTCGGCGAACTGGCCGAGGTGCAATTACCTGAACGGCGCAACCTGCTGGACGGCGCGAAGATCACGCATGTGTCGAACATCCATTACGGCGTGCCCGACCGCGCGGTCGGCGGCGACCGCCAGCAGATGTACATGTATGGCTGGGAATCGGCGCGCACCGGTTACGGCGAGCAGGCGCTGTTCCATTTGAAAAAGCCCGCCGTGATCGACGAAGTGATCGTCGATACCTACCTGCACCGCCTGAACGCGCCCATGACCGCGCATGTCTATGGCCTCGACATGAACGCCAAGGGCGTGAAGGGCAAAAAGATCGACGCGCTGATGAAGCTCGCCCCGAAATGGAGCGTGGTGTTCGACGGCGACAAGCATGTCGTGCCGAAGGATTTCAAGGATTACATGCTGAACCAGAAATACCTGAAGGAAAAAGGCGTTATCGACAACCAGCAGTTTAAAATTGTGCTGCACCTGCCCGAAGGCAGCCCGTGGAAGCCGATCATCCCCTTCGCGCCGCTCAGCCCCGATACCTATCACCGCTACCGCGACGTGTTCGATGCCGGTGCCGTCACGCATGTGCTGTATATGCACTATGATAACGGCGGCATCCACGGCCTGAAGATGTTCGGCACGGAAGACTAATTGCGGCGGCGGTCGCGTTTCAGCAGGCTGAAGGCGAAGATCACTACCAGCGCCAGCGTCGCCAGCAGCACGCCGATGCGGATAATCGACGGTGCCTGCAGGCTGTCGCCCTGCGTCGTGAAATCGACGGTGTCGACGATGACCGACAATGTGCTGATCAGCGTAAAGGCCAGCATGAACAGGCCCAGCTTCTTGTTCTGCAAATGGTTCAGGTTTTCGCGGATGCGGTCGTAAATTTTCTCGACCAGTTCCAGCTTGGTGTTCAGGTTGTCGAAGCGGTCGCGCGTATGCCACGCCTTTTCCAGCGCATGCCATATCTTCAGCCCCTGCGGGTCGAGGCTGTTGTCGAAATCGTCATAGACCGCCTTGAACAGGGTTACTTTCGACTGGTATTCGACGATGATTTCCGATTGCCGTTCCAGCAGTTTCATGTCCTGCGAATGTTTCTGGCGGTCGAGTTCGTTCGATAAATAAAACAGGTCGCGGTCGATATCTTCCGCCGCCACATAAAATATGTTCTGTGCGCGCACCATGCTGAGCAGCGTGCCCAGCTGTTTTGGCTGCACCGCACCCGTGTCATAGACCTCCGCCGAATTGCCGTTGCCGGGATAGACGGAAAGATGCGGGATGACCGACGCATCCTCGATCAAATGCGCCTGTTCGCTGAAAATCAGCTGCTTGCTACTGTGTTTCTGCATTTCGTAGTCATCCGCGCAAGGCACATGGAACACACGATGCACCCAGAACAGGTCGCCGATGCCCTGAAAAATGCTGCTATTCGCCCAATAGGCGTTTTTGCCGCTGCCGTAAAAACTGGCAAGCGTATATTCGGATGACAGCTTGCCCGCCGCCGCTTCGAATGTCGCCTGAAACAGCGGGCGATAGGCTGCGAGCAGCGAGCTCGCCTTCTCCGCCGCCACGCGGTATTCGTCCATCGTCAGGTCACGCAGCCCCTCGATCTCCCCCACAAACGTCGCCGAGCCGTAACCCATGTCGTACAGCCGTATATCGATGGCATGGATGTGGAAAACGCAGTCATTTTCATGGCGCAGTGTTTGCGGCAGGTTCAACGCCGCCAGCACATCGCTTAAGTCTTTTTCCTCCAGCATGCGCCCCGCGAAATATCCCGGGATAATCGTGTTCCCGCGCCGGGTATCGGCATCGATCTTCATTTTGTTGCCGCGCGCGCCATGTGCGGGCGTGTACCAATGGCCCTGCCCGCCCGCCATCGCGCCCACGAATTCCTGCTGGTACGCACCATACCCTTTCGCCAGCAGCGCGCGGCTGTCGATGACCAGCCCCGACCGCATCGGGCCGTTGAAGGTCATGTCGCGCCGTCCGCCGCTGCCGAGATATGCCGTCATGCGGCTTTCGCTTTCTTGGCAGAATAAACGCAGGCCTGCGGTGTTTTTTTCATCCTGCTTTCCAGCCCCGACACGGCATTCACATCGATGAACAGAAAACCCGGGCCGAGATTGGATTTGCCGATGAATTCGTTCAATTCCTCCTGCAGTTTTTTCTGCGTCGAAAACAGCGGCTGCTTCATTTTAAACGCGACAAGATATGCAGGATATTCCGGCAGGTATTTCACCTTTTTCTGAGCGATGTACACGCAGTTCAGCAGTTTATGTTTCGCGCAATGATCGGCAATCGCCTTTACCTTGTCTTCGGCAAGCCCATGGGGCAGGTATGTATCGGTCGCCAGCACGATCTCCCGCTCCTCCGACCCCGCCTGGCGTTCATATTCCCATGTATTCAGGCGTTCTTCCCACGCTTTCGCCTCGGGCATGCGCTGATGCTTGTAGAAATAGCCAATCGCATGGCGGCAGGCGCTGGGCAGCGCCTGCGGGTCTTTTTGCGCAAGGCCTTCCATGACCGCCAGCTGGGTTTCATCGCCCTCGTAAAGCTTGATGCCGGCGATATTCATGCGCGCCGTGTTGTCATCGGGATTACGGCGCAGCGCTTCTTCGCAGGCGGCGATGATGGCGGCATCGTCCTTGAACCTGTCGGCCGCCCCGATCACCTCGTCCAGTTCTTCGCGCGTCAGTTCGGGCAGGGTTTTCTGCTTCAACTCGGCATATCGCGCGGTTACATGCAGGTGTTCCTTATGCGCCGCTTCCCAATGCGGGCGGGCGGATTCCAGCCATTCGGCGTTGAACGCAGCCGCCAGTTTTTGCTCGGCTGCGCCCAGCACTTCGGTGGCCGCGCTGCGGGTAATAGGTTCGGGCGCGACAAATCCATGCCCCAGCGCCTTCACCCGCTCCATCAGCGTCGGATGCGTGCTGGCATAGCCGGGTTCTTCCTTCGTCACGATGTCGATAATCTCTTTCTGGTCGCGCGCTTCGCCGAAAAATCCTGCCATCGCGCTATAGGGCGCTTCGCCAGCAGGGTCGGGCGTGGCTTCGGCCTTTTTCCATTGGTCGCGCCAGTACATCGTGGATGTTTCATGGTCGCGCACGGCGACCGCCGACAGCGCCGCCGCCGCATGATCCGCCCCCGCCAGCTTCGCGGAAAAAGCATCGGCCTCGTATTCGCAGCGGCGGGACAGCGCAAAGCTGTAGGCGCTGAACACGCCGATAAACCAGCTGTAAAAGCGGTTCAGCTTCAACGCATACCACATATGCTCGAACTGCAAACGGTCGCCCAGAATCAGCCAGCTGGTGCGGATGCGGTAAATCCATTGCCCCAGCGCGTTATCCTTGGCCGCCACATGGCCGTATTCATGCCCGACCACGCTGGCCAGTTGCGGCAACGTGAGCGCTTGCATGAGCGGGAGGCCCAGCGTCAGCACCACAGGGCCAAAACCGAAGAAACCCAAAAATCCCGTGCTGCGCGATACGGATGCGTTCATTTCATTGCTGATATAGACGCGGGCGAAACGCGGCCCCTGCGCCTTTTCGATGATGCGCGACAGGAATGCGAACAGCTGCGGCGCGTCCTGTTCCCTGATCTCGATGCCGGGCGGCGGGAAATTGGGCATCAGCATGGATTTCGCCATGATGAAGGAAAAACCGATCGGCACCGCCGCCAGCACAAAAGCGAGCTTGGCCGCGCCCGCATTCGCGCCCGACAGCAGCAGCACCGCAGCCCCCATGCCCAGTCCGATCGGGATCATCAGCAGAATCGAACCGAACACGACCGCGTAACCGACCAGCGCCAGGCGCACCGTGCGTTTTTTCAGCCATGCGGGGTCGGTTTTCGCCTTCGCCTCGATCAGTTCCACCAGATTCACGAAATCGTCGTCGCGTTTTTTACGCTCCGCCGGCGTGATGATGCGCATATCATCCGCCACCATCCACAGCAGGTACAACGGCGGCAACACAATCGCCATAAACAACGCCATCAGGAAATGCCAGTTGAAGCGCAGGCCGCCGATGGAAAAACGCATCGACTGGTCATGCGCGATATCCCATTCCGATACGAAGGGATGCGACGCCATACCGGTGTCGAACACGCCGCCTTTTTTCACCTGATGCCGCTGCGATCTGCCGCTATACATCCATTCGATGAAATCGGCCTGCAGCGTGAATTCGCGTTCGCCTGTCTTTCCGGTCAGAAGCATCCGTGGCGGAAAGGCCGACCAGTCCATCTGGCGCGACACATATTTCCAGTCATAAGGCCC
This sequence is a window from Alphaproteobacteria bacterium. Protein-coding genes within it:
- a CDS encoding ureidoglycolate lyase, whose protein sequence is MKNCVLKPEPLTAEAFKPFGDVLETATAQELRHINYGNTERYHSIASLDLLQGSGTPLVSIFRSKPLPRPIALKVMERHPLSSQAFYPLDNHPYMVVVAPAGDFDASKMRAFIAGPRQGVNYARGTWHHYSLALDKICDFMVIDRGGPEKNLDEVYFEGDDIMSIDY
- a CDS encoding M48 family metalloprotease gives rise to the protein MLKRVICTIIFLFIWPASLQFAATNATFEPTLDKLSQAQGIVKWQGPYDWKYVSRQMDWSAFPPRMLLTGKTGEREFTLQADFIEWMYSGRSQRHQVKKGGVFDTGMASHPFVSEWDIAHDQSMRFSIGGLRFNWHFLMALFMAIVLPPLYLLWMVADDMRIITPAERKKRDDDFVNLVELIEAKAKTDPAWLKKRTVRLALVGYAVVFGSILLMIPIGLGMGAAVLLLSGANAGAAKLAFVLAAVPIGFSFIMAKSMLMPNFPPPGIEIREQDAPQLFAFLSRIIEKAQGPRFARVYISNEMNASVSRSTGFLGFFGFGPVVLTLGLPLMQALTLPQLASVVGHEYGHVAAKDNALGQWIYRIRTSWLILGDRLQFEHMWYALKLNRFYSWFIGVFSAYSFALSRRCEYEADAFSAKLAGADHAAAALSAVAVRDHETSTMYWRDQWKKAEATPDPAGEAPYSAMAGFFGEARDQKEIIDIVTKEEPGYASTHPTLMERVKALGHGFVAPEPITRSAATEVLGAAEQKLAAAFNAEWLESARPHWEAAHKEHLHVTARYAELKQKTLPELTREELDEVIGAADRFKDDAAIIAACEEALRRNPDDNTARMNIAGIKLYEGDETQLAVMEGLAQKDPQALPSACRHAIGYFYKHQRMPEAKAWEERLNTWEYERQAGSEEREIVLATDTYLPHGLAEDKVKAIADHCAKHKLLNCVYIAQKKVKYLPEYPAYLVAFKMKQPLFSTQKKLQEELNEFIGKSNLGPGFLFIDVNAVSGLESRMKKTPQACVYSAKKAKAA